In Bythopirellula goksoeyrii, a single window of DNA contains:
- a CDS encoding AsmA-like C-terminal region-containing protein has protein sequence MINTCWYFFKLGVIFFVVAVVAGGAYLYTRMDSEIRFHVQELLSSQFPHLNVSVGAARLVENQGIAIHNLVISETSSNQLQSNLLVVDEMLLECDVELSQLVRGAPQIRRILVRHPELWASRELDGSWNLESLWPPPSCGNKPPQIVIEDARLTLVDQMHPTAAPLSLRDVDLNIQAETVAPTSTLPSVANPSPEPMACLGRFEIKGTLGGPLVRQAEFEAKCDFRQQKLELSGSLVDLKLTKELLSWSGVILGPKAEEVQLQGSVTGNFSVEHELTGKALPKVSAKLALSDGRLEHHQLSRPLTDLSCEIRVHGETTFVDGLRCNCGSAGVALQLERKGWQITAPLSMALRAENVSLDKALLKSLPAQLQAEWHKYKPTGTVDADLQLTFDGVNWRPTVTLTGRNLSFESDKFAYRVSDGSGTLNYVPSGVTQPAILNIDLVGYGGGQPLKFTGQVFDPQPGALGWLEIVGENVEIEDRMVNALPGKTKDVIQSMHPEGRFNVRWRIDRTLPGQLKPYSSLNLELVSCRVNYDKFPYPLSGIRGVIQAEDNRWTFSNLVSGGSRNVQCQGTLNPSDAGNELSLQFIGKEIPFDDDLLRALPPQVQKAWKEMRPRGRVDLVAEIFHETGLAKPSIRVAVQPRPDSASIQPEFFPYLMDGVAGTITYQDGKVLLNEIRAQHGRTTLRTNGSGEFREDGSWHMQLEGMTADRLMPRRDLIVALPPRLQKLAEQIRIEGNNFGISNAVVSFSKSADPNAVVASQWDMQLDCTEASMQAGIDLQNIHGSVRLRGFCDGKNCEESGELDLDSVVYQNVQFVDVQGPLWIDDVNCLVGRWACEKQGLPVRHLTARVYDGRLAADGWVTFEDLPKYGVEATLTDAILMRMMVERFRGQQAFNGKVAASFNLRGSGRSRLSLVGDGDVQITEANIYELPLLVGMLKVLRHGTPDTTAFNQSQLKFRIDGPHIYLDQFDFLGDAVSLYGQGTTNFDQQLNLVFHGVVGRNDLRLPFVKNFLDRAGQSMMKMYVDGTMSNPQIHTQPLPGINQLIQQIQDDLDTTTGTSTLRQAGRIEPPK, from the coding sequence TTGATTAACACCTGCTGGTATTTCTTTAAGCTCGGCGTGATCTTTTTCGTGGTCGCCGTAGTGGCTGGAGGGGCGTATCTCTACACACGGATGGACAGTGAGATTCGTTTTCATGTGCAAGAACTCTTGTCGAGTCAATTCCCCCATTTGAATGTCAGCGTAGGTGCTGCCCGCCTCGTCGAGAATCAAGGAATTGCGATTCACAATCTCGTGATCTCCGAAACTTCTAGTAATCAGCTGCAGAGCAATCTTCTCGTAGTCGACGAAATGCTGCTGGAATGTGACGTCGAGCTGAGTCAATTAGTCCGAGGAGCTCCGCAGATTAGACGAATTCTGGTTCGCCATCCCGAGCTGTGGGCATCGCGAGAATTGGATGGCAGTTGGAACTTGGAATCGCTCTGGCCTCCGCCAAGCTGTGGCAATAAACCTCCCCAGATTGTCATTGAAGATGCTCGTCTTACGCTAGTCGACCAGATGCACCCAACGGCTGCGCCGCTCTCGCTTCGAGACGTGGACCTTAACATTCAAGCTGAAACCGTTGCACCAACGAGTACTCTACCCTCGGTTGCCAATCCATCACCCGAACCAATGGCTTGCTTGGGTAGATTTGAGATTAAGGGAACCTTGGGAGGTCCACTTGTTCGCCAAGCCGAGTTTGAAGCGAAATGCGACTTTAGACAACAAAAGCTGGAGTTGTCCGGAAGTCTCGTTGATTTAAAGCTAACGAAAGAACTTCTCTCGTGGAGTGGAGTCATCCTAGGGCCAAAGGCGGAAGAAGTTCAGCTTCAAGGCTCTGTCACAGGCAACTTTTCCGTTGAGCACGAACTAACTGGAAAAGCTCTACCAAAAGTCTCGGCCAAGCTCGCACTAAGTGACGGCAGACTGGAGCATCATCAACTCTCCAGACCTCTTACCGATCTCTCCTGTGAAATCCGCGTTCACGGAGAAACGACTTTCGTCGATGGCCTGCGTTGTAACTGCGGGTCTGCTGGGGTCGCCCTGCAGTTGGAGCGAAAGGGCTGGCAGATCACGGCACCGTTGAGCATGGCTCTACGGGCGGAGAACGTTTCTCTCGATAAAGCGCTTCTAAAGTCACTTCCAGCTCAGCTACAGGCCGAATGGCACAAATACAAACCTACTGGCACCGTAGACGCAGACTTGCAGCTCACATTCGATGGAGTGAACTGGCGGCCAACGGTAACTCTTACCGGCCGCAATCTGTCGTTTGAATCGGACAAATTTGCCTACCGAGTTAGCGATGGCTCAGGCACCTTGAACTATGTGCCATCCGGAGTGACTCAACCTGCCATTCTGAACATCGATTTGGTGGGATACGGGGGAGGACAGCCCCTGAAGTTCACGGGTCAAGTGTTCGATCCGCAGCCTGGGGCGTTGGGGTGGCTTGAAATCGTCGGTGAGAATGTCGAAATCGAAGACCGCATGGTCAATGCCTTGCCGGGCAAGACCAAAGACGTAATTCAATCGATGCACCCCGAGGGGAGATTCAATGTCCGCTGGCGGATTGATCGAACCTTGCCGGGCCAACTCAAACCCTATTCCTCTCTTAACCTGGAGCTTGTGAGCTGTCGGGTCAATTATGACAAATTTCCCTATCCCTTGAGTGGAATCCGCGGAGTCATTCAGGCCGAAGACAACCGCTGGACTTTTAGCAATCTCGTTTCAGGGGGTTCACGTAATGTCCAATGTCAGGGGACGCTCAACCCAAGCGATGCAGGCAACGAGCTTTCGTTGCAATTCATCGGCAAAGAAATTCCCTTCGACGATGATCTTCTGCGCGCTCTGCCTCCCCAGGTACAAAAAGCTTGGAAGGAAATGCGCCCCCGTGGGCGCGTGGATCTTGTTGCTGAAATCTTCCATGAGACCGGCCTGGCCAAGCCTTCGATCCGCGTTGCCGTCCAGCCTCGACCTGATTCGGCCAGCATTCAACCCGAGTTCTTTCCTTATCTAATGGATGGAGTGGCTGGTACTATTACCTACCAAGATGGCAAAGTGCTATTGAACGAAATCCGGGCTCAGCACGGACGAACTACCTTGCGTACCAACGGTAGTGGTGAGTTTCGTGAAGATGGAAGTTGGCACATGCAACTGGAGGGCATGACGGCCGATCGCCTCATGCCCCGACGCGATCTCATCGTAGCCTTGCCACCTCGACTGCAGAAACTTGCGGAACAAATTCGGATCGAAGGCAATAACTTCGGTATTAGCAACGCCGTCGTCAGCTTCTCTAAGAGTGCCGATCCAAATGCCGTCGTTGCCTCGCAATGGGACATGCAACTCGATTGTACCGAAGCGAGCATGCAGGCGGGAATCGATCTGCAAAACATCCACGGCTCAGTGAGGTTGCGTGGTTTTTGTGATGGCAAAAATTGCGAAGAATCCGGAGAACTTGATCTCGATTCTGTTGTCTATCAAAACGTGCAGTTTGTCGATGTCCAGGGGCCCTTGTGGATTGATGATGTGAACTGCCTAGTAGGACGGTGGGCTTGCGAAAAGCAAGGGTTACCAGTCCGACATTTGACGGCCCGAGTCTACGACGGCCGGCTCGCGGCGGACGGATGGGTCACTTTCGAAGACTTGCCCAAATATGGAGTCGAGGCCACACTCACCGATGCTATCCTGATGCGAATGATGGTCGAACGTTTCCGCGGGCAGCAGGCATTCAACGGAAAAGTGGCCGCCAGCTTTAATCTTCGCGGTTCGGGTAGATCGCGTCTCTCATTGGTGGGAGATGGCGATGTCCAAATCACAGAAGCAAACATCTACGAACTTCCCTTGTTGGTAGGAATGTTGAAGGTACTCCGCCATGGCACACCGGATACAACTGCGTTCAATCAAAGTCAGCTGAAGTTCCGTATCGACGGACCGCATATTTATCTCGACCAATTTGACTTCCTGGGAGATGCCGTAAGCCTGTACGGACAGGGTACGACAAACTTCGATCAGCAACTCAATCTGGTCTTCCATGGCGTCGTGGGACGTAACGATCTGCGTCTCCCCTTCGTGAAGAATTTTCTGGACCGCGCCGGGCAATCCATGATGAAGATGTACGTCGATGGCACGATGAGCAACCCACAAATCCACACTCAGCCGTTGCCCGGTATTAACCAACTTATTCAGCAAATCCAAGACGATCTCGATACGACGACAGGTACTTCGACACTTCGGCAGGCGGGACGAATCGAACCGCCGAAATAA
- the tilS gene encoding tRNA lysidine(34) synthetase TilS: protein MNPPELAQKLTTLWPPANWLDVNVGIAVSGGADSVALLLSLVQIKKELGGDGNLAVFHVNHHLRGADSDLEQAWVEELCNKLGIPFEALQGDVAGRAETEGDGIEAAARQERYALLTQAAERHGARFLALAHTQNDQVETILFRLLRGTGLRGIGGINRSRVLTPTLTLIRPLLTCTREEILAYLSDREQSYCTDLSNEDCRFTRNRLRNELLPKLRCDYGLNIDQALLRLSEQASEVQSYIEAEARKLLTTSLDGLKTNAQAGSNSMKLKSSALVNHPPLLVREALRIAWREAGLAEQEMNFQWWCKLASLVQGDSSAAVLSLPGNVRAQSANDLLLLEW, encoded by the coding sequence GTGAATCCCCCAGAACTTGCCCAGAAGTTAACGACACTCTGGCCCCCAGCCAACTGGCTGGATGTGAATGTCGGCATTGCCGTATCAGGGGGTGCCGACAGCGTGGCTTTGTTGCTTTCCTTAGTTCAGATCAAGAAGGAGTTAGGCGGCGATGGAAATCTGGCCGTATTCCATGTCAACCATCACTTGCGGGGGGCTGACTCCGATCTCGAACAGGCTTGGGTCGAAGAGCTTTGCAATAAGCTGGGCATTCCTTTCGAAGCACTTCAAGGGGATGTTGCAGGACGAGCCGAGACAGAAGGTGACGGGATCGAGGCAGCGGCCCGACAAGAACGATATGCTCTGCTCACTCAGGCCGCCGAGCGACATGGAGCTCGTTTCCTCGCACTTGCCCACACTCAGAACGATCAGGTCGAAACGATCCTGTTTCGCTTGCTAAGAGGAACGGGACTCCGAGGAATCGGTGGCATCAATCGATCGCGCGTCCTCACTCCAACACTGACGTTGATCCGACCACTGCTCACCTGTACTCGCGAAGAAATCTTGGCTTATTTATCTGATCGAGAGCAATCTTATTGCACTGACCTGAGCAACGAAGACTGCCGTTTTACTCGCAATCGACTGCGGAACGAACTGTTGCCGAAACTTCGCTGTGACTACGGCCTGAACATCGACCAAGCCTTGCTGCGATTGTCGGAACAAGCGAGCGAAGTTCAATCTTACATTGAAGCCGAAGCGAGAAAGCTCCTAACTACTAGTCTCGATGGGCTGAAAACCAACGCTCAAGCTGGCTCAAACAGTATGAAATTAAAATCCTCTGCTTTGGTAAACCACCCTCCACTGCTGGTTCGTGAGGCATTGCGTATAGCCTGGCGTGAAGCTGGCTTGGCCGAACAGGAGATGAACTTCCAGTGGTGGTGTAAGCTAGCAAGTCTTGTTCAAGGCGATTCTAGCGCGGCAGTGCTCAGCTTGCCGGGAAATGTGAGAGCACAGTCTGCCAACGATCTGCTTCTCCTTGAGTGGTAG
- the rny gene encoding ribonuclease Y: MTSNLINSIPTVDFVLAALTDGMQLLAILVAALMGMGLVKVFDYLRKRDADKEAAQIIERAELEAKSLRKEAAIEAKELALQEKDRLERENNEIRNTLHERERHLDKQEDAITQRSDQLLKQEKMVENNQRRLVEKLDDATRRQKELDDLLNLERQTMHQLSGLSPQEAEDRLLKRLEQELSREQGALILKHEKQLAETCDKKAKELLITSVQRFAAAHTAEATTSTVDIPNDEMKGRIIGREGRNIRALEKATGVDVIIDDTPGVVIVSAFDPVRREIARISLNKLIADGRIHPTRIEELVAETEKEIEGEIRKHGEEAMQEAQVFGLHNRVIDLLGRLKYRTSYSQNVLRHSIEVAFITGMLAEEMGMDGELARRAGLLHDIGKAADHDLEGGHPKIGADLLKRYGEVPEVVHAALGHHDDIRPDMPYTVLCAAADACSASRPGARRETLDRYIKRMQELESIATGFSGVRQAFAIQAGREVRVIASSSDTTDESSAKICRDIAKAFEEQLTYPGEIKVTLIRETRVTEIAH; the protein is encoded by the coding sequence ATGACATCCAATTTGATAAACAGTATACCAACAGTTGACTTTGTCTTGGCGGCACTCACGGACGGCATGCAATTACTCGCCATTCTAGTGGCCGCATTGATGGGCATGGGACTTGTGAAGGTCTTTGACTATCTGCGCAAGCGGGATGCTGACAAAGAGGCGGCCCAAATCATAGAGAGGGCAGAGCTGGAGGCGAAATCTCTCCGCAAAGAAGCAGCTATCGAGGCCAAGGAGCTTGCACTTCAAGAGAAAGATCGCTTGGAGCGGGAGAACAACGAGATTCGAAATACGCTTCACGAACGTGAACGACATCTCGACAAGCAAGAAGATGCGATAACTCAGCGTAGCGATCAGCTTCTTAAGCAGGAAAAGATGGTCGAGAACAATCAGCGCCGCCTCGTCGAAAAACTCGATGACGCCACTCGACGACAGAAGGAATTGGACGACCTGCTGAATCTCGAGCGGCAAACGATGCACCAACTCAGCGGCCTCAGCCCGCAGGAAGCCGAGGATCGCCTTCTCAAGCGACTTGAGCAAGAGTTGTCTCGTGAGCAAGGGGCTCTGATTCTCAAGCATGAAAAGCAACTTGCAGAAACCTGCGACAAGAAGGCGAAGGAACTTCTGATTACATCGGTGCAGCGATTTGCTGCCGCTCACACAGCCGAAGCTACCACCAGCACAGTGGACATCCCCAATGACGAAATGAAGGGCCGCATTATCGGTCGCGAAGGCCGCAACATCCGTGCGCTCGAGAAAGCGACCGGCGTTGACGTGATTATCGACGATACACCTGGTGTTGTGATTGTTAGTGCCTTCGATCCCGTACGTAGAGAAATCGCCCGCATCTCACTCAATAAGTTGATCGCAGACGGCCGTATCCATCCGACCCGGATCGAGGAGCTGGTAGCCGAAACGGAAAAAGAGATTGAAGGTGAAATCCGCAAGCATGGGGAAGAAGCGATGCAAGAGGCCCAAGTCTTTGGACTCCACAATCGTGTCATTGACCTGCTAGGCCGCCTCAAATACCGCACGAGTTACAGCCAAAACGTCCTCAGGCACTCGATTGAAGTTGCATTTATCACTGGAATGCTGGCCGAGGAAATGGGGATGGATGGCGAGCTGGCTCGCCGTGCTGGCCTGCTCCACGATATTGGAAAAGCCGCCGACCACGATCTGGAAGGGGGGCACCCAAAAATTGGTGCCGATCTACTGAAACGTTACGGTGAAGTCCCCGAGGTAGTGCATGCCGCTTTAGGTCATCACGACGATATTCGTCCCGACATGCCCTACACAGTGTTGTGTGCTGCCGCCGACGCATGCAGTGCCTCGCGACCGGGTGCTCGAAGAGAGACCCTGGATAGGTACATCAAACGGATGCAAGAGTTGGAGTCCATCGCGACAGGATTTTCTGGCGTACGCCAAGCCTTTGCGATCCAAGCCGGGCGTGAAGTCCGCGTGATTGCGAGTTCATCCGATACGACCGATGAATCTTCCGCCAAGATTTGCCGCGACATTGCCAAGGCGTTTGAAGAGCAACTCACCTATCCCGGCGAAATCAAAGTGACTCTTATCCGCGAGACCCGGGTCACCGAGATTGCCCATTGA
- a CDS encoding TIGR00282 family metallophosphoesterase: MRLLFIGDIVGSPGREMVTRGVAGLVQRHQLDLVIANAENAAGGSGITPQIYRKLVKAGVDAITLGDHVYRRKEIYSVLDSEDNIVRPANLPDEARGRRWTVVEARDGTQVGICCFLGQLFMKPIDNPWGVADRVLAELPSEVKVRFVDFHAEATSEAQLMGRYLDGRVSAVLGTHTHVPTADECLLPGGTAFQCDVGMTGPHDGILGRRADRVMETMLTANPTQFDVATGDMRLNGTIVDVDPETGMATAVERLCVLESELSDLESLASATSG; encoded by the coding sequence GTGCGACTGCTTTTCATTGGTGATATCGTAGGCAGCCCTGGTCGCGAGATGGTCACTCGCGGCGTAGCTGGACTCGTCCAGCGACACCAGTTGGACTTAGTCATCGCTAATGCGGAAAATGCGGCCGGGGGATCGGGAATCACGCCTCAGATCTACCGAAAACTGGTGAAGGCTGGTGTCGATGCGATTACCTTGGGTGACCATGTCTATCGTCGAAAAGAGATCTACTCGGTACTTGATAGTGAAGACAACATCGTGCGGCCTGCCAATTTGCCTGACGAAGCCCGCGGACGACGCTGGACGGTTGTCGAGGCCAGAGATGGAACGCAAGTGGGAATTTGCTGCTTTCTAGGCCAGCTCTTTATGAAACCCATCGACAACCCGTGGGGTGTAGCTGACCGAGTGCTCGCTGAATTGCCTTCAGAAGTCAAAGTACGGTTTGTCGATTTTCATGCCGAGGCTACGAGCGAGGCTCAGTTAATGGGACGCTACCTCGATGGCCGTGTTTCGGCTGTGCTGGGAACCCATACTCATGTTCCCACAGCGGACGAATGCCTCCTGCCTGGCGGTACGGCCTTCCAATGCGATGTCGGTATGACGGGGCCTCACGACGGCATTCTGGGACGTAGGGCCGACCGTGTGATGGAAACTATGCTCACGGCAAATCCCACTCAGTTCGACGTGGCAACCGGCGATATGCGACTTAATGGAACTATCGTCGACGTGGATCCAGAAACGGGTATGGCTACGGCAGTTGAGCGCCTCTGCGTCCTCGAATCGGAACTTTCTGATCTTGAGTCGCTAGCATCGGCCACATCGGGCTAG
- a CDS encoding DUF2752 domain-containing protein has translation MVYAAMKSESLTAVARVILAAIGLSGLVLCAAACNLEPDPRGFGTHEQLGLTPCSFYQWTGRTCPSCGATTAWAHVLRGDMAEGLSANLAATLLCLATLIAVPWLLLSACFGRWLWWKPREWDVLLAGSALLVVAILDWLRRILS, from the coding sequence ATGGTTTACGCTGCCATGAAGTCAGAATCGCTCACAGCTGTTGCTCGCGTGATTCTGGCGGCCATCGGCCTGAGTGGACTAGTTTTATGCGCGGCAGCCTGCAACTTGGAGCCTGACCCAAGAGGGTTTGGCACTCACGAACAATTAGGACTTACCCCTTGCAGCTTTTATCAATGGACCGGCCGTACCTGTCCCAGCTGTGGGGCGACGACTGCCTGGGCCCATGTACTGCGCGGCGATATGGCCGAGGGATTGTCGGCCAACCTGGCGGCAACATTGCTTTGCTTGGCGACGTTAATCGCTGTGCCATGGCTGCTGCTGTCGGCTTGCTTCGGACGTTGGTTGTGGTGGAAACCGAGGGAATGGGACGTGCTGCTCGCAGGCAGCGCACTTTTGGTCGTTGCGATACTGGACTGGCTGCGACGGATATTAAGTTAG
- a CDS encoding alpha/beta hydrolase, with product MASRRYSCGFFFLTLLGLIVSQAVAQPSGRNVRAPDPEDIVLTTKDDVRIGATYYRSTMGREAVPIILIHDYKESRTVFNTLARALQSPSDPRLDSHAVLTIDLRGHGSSTAAVDRTGGTVTIDPARFKPADYGDMVRLDMEAVRKFLVEKNDAQELNLNKLCLIGTGMGANVATIWAAVDWSAPPLAQRKQGQDVKALVLVSPIWRQKGLPLVDALKQPDVAERISIMLVYGSEDTLASKDAQTVYKNFERYHPEPPIERVRELKDLYEYPLPTTLQGTKLLIDPRFKMLAALDTFLKARLSDKNFKWVARRVDE from the coding sequence ATGGCATCTCGCAGATATTCGTGCGGCTTCTTCTTTCTAACACTGCTTGGACTGATAGTATCTCAAGCTGTCGCTCAACCAAGTGGCAGAAATGTTCGCGCACCTGATCCGGAGGATATCGTCCTTACGACTAAGGATGATGTTCGCATAGGAGCTACCTACTACCGCAGTACCATGGGCAGGGAAGCCGTGCCCATCATATTGATTCACGACTACAAGGAAAGCCGCACAGTTTTCAACACTCTAGCGCGCGCCCTCCAATCTCCCAGTGATCCACGACTGGATTCGCACGCAGTTCTCACGATCGATCTACGCGGTCACGGATCTAGTACTGCAGCCGTTGACCGAACCGGCGGCACTGTGACTATCGATCCAGCTCGATTCAAACCTGCTGATTACGGAGATATGGTACGCTTGGATATGGAGGCCGTACGGAAGTTCTTGGTCGAGAAAAACGATGCTCAAGAACTGAATCTTAACAAACTCTGCTTGATTGGCACTGGCATGGGGGCAAACGTCGCAACAATCTGGGCTGCGGTCGATTGGTCCGCCCCGCCCCTAGCACAGCGCAAGCAAGGGCAAGATGTCAAAGCATTGGTCTTAGTCTCACCTATCTGGCGTCAGAAAGGACTTCCCTTGGTTGATGCACTCAAACAACCTGATGTAGCTGAAAGAATTTCCATAATGCTCGTGTATGGCAGCGAGGATACTCTAGCTTCGAAAGACGCTCAAACTGTGTACAAGAACTTTGAGCGATACCATCCCGAACCACCCATCGAGCGCGTTCGTGAACTAAAGGACCTCTATGAATATCCTTTGCCCACCACGCTCCAGGGAACAAAACTATTGATTGATCCACGGTTCAAAATGCTTGCGGCGCTTGATACTTTTTTGAAAGCGAGGCTCTCAGACAAGAACTTCAAATGGGTTGCTCGTCGCGTAGATGAGTAA